The segment CCAGAAATAAAATTACATTCGTGTGTATTCAATAACCGCATTGGATTCCTCATTTAATGAAAAGCTATTATCTTGAAAAACGCATCATTGCGCTCTGAGCAATCCTCACGAATTTCTACTAGGTTGTCATCCCAGAATTTTGCGAAGCAAAATATCTGGGATCCACAGGCGTTTTGCGCCTGGTAGCCCTTTGGGCTACTAGGTGCCAGCCTTCGCTGGCATGACATATTATCTGATTTCTTCAGAATAAAAATTTTGTGGAGATCGCTCAGATTGCGATGATGTACTTAATTACAAATGAGCTACAAAATTCTCTTCAACAAGCGTGCGCAATGGAACCAGTTTGCCATGAAAAAAATGTGACGCGTCCAATTTAAGAAGTGACATAGGAAATTGCATCTTTGCTTTTTGCTTTTCGAACCATGTATATACATCTTCAGGCACAACGACTTCATCTTGCTGCCCTTGTATCACAATCCAAGGACATTCTAGGGCGGGCAACTTGTCATAAGGCTGATGATGAACCGCAGGCGCAACCGAAAACAGTTGTGCACATGGATACTTTGTCGCAGCCAATGCAGCAATGTAAGCACCAAAAGAAAAACCTGCTAGCCAAATCTTAGTATTAGGCATAACCAGATTTGCCCATTCAATCACGGCAAGTAAATCCTCAACCTCACCAATTGAGTCGCCAAAGCTACCTTGGCTTTTTCCGACTCCGCGGTAGTTAAAGCGAATCGTTGCCAAACCTTTATTGTTAAAAGCACGGCTTACAATATGCACTACTTTGTTGTTCATCGTTCCTTCTTGTAAAGGATGAGGATGACAAACAATACCTACACCTATCGGTGCATCAACAGAGCAAGTAATGGCTTCAATGATACCCGCAGATCCATTGAGATTTACATGCTTCTCACCTTGCGGGAACTCAAGTGGTGGAACTTCAAATGGATGATGCATCAGGGATCCGTTTAATATCAGCACCTAATTGTGCTAATTTTTCTTCAATACATTCATAACCTCTGTCGATATGGTAAATTCTATCAACCAAGGTCTGTCCTCTTGCCACAAGCCCAGCTAACACCAAGCTCGCAGAAGCTCTTAAGTCTGTGGCCATCACCTGTGCCCCTGTTAAATGCGGTGCACCAACAGAATAGGCTTTATTGCCACTTAACTTAATATTGGCTCCCATTCTTCTCAATTCTTGGGCATGCATAAAACGGTTTTCAAAAATAGTTTCTGTGATTTCGCCTTTACCACTCGCAATTGTATTCAAGGCTAAAAACTGTGCTTGCATATCAGTTGGGAATCCTGGATAAGGCTCTGTTGTAAAATTTACAGCCTTAGGGCGCTCTTTACGCATATCTAAGGTAATCCAATCTTTGCCAAAACTAATGTTTGCACCGGCCTCTTCTAATTTTTCTAGTACGACGGTCAACAAATCAGGTGAAGTATTTTTAGCTGTTATCTTGCCACCTGTCATTGCGGCAGCAACCAAGTAAGTGCCAGTTTCAACGCGATCTGGAAGCACTCTATAACTTCCACCAGACAATGCATCTACCCCATCAATCACAATTGTACTTGTACCAAATCCTGAAATTTGTGCGCCAAGAGAATTTAAGAAATTAGCCAAATCGCATACCTCTGGCTCTCTGGCTGCATTTTTAATCACCGTCGTGCCTTCTGCTAATACGGCAGCCATCATTAAGTTTTCTGTACCGGTAACTGAAACCACATCAAAACTAAGCTCTGCACCTTTCAAGCGCCCTTTTACCGAAGCATCGATATATCCGTTTTTCACATCAATATCTGCACCCATTTTGCGTAAACCCAAGACATGAAAATCGACTGGACGATGACCAATAGCACAACCACCTGGTAAGGAAACCCTTGCTTGCCCATATTTCGTAACCAGTGGTCCTAAAACCAAAATAGAAGCACGCATGGTTCTTACTAGTTTATAAGGCGCATAAAAATTATTGACCTCTTTTGCATTAATCTCAATCGACAGATCTTCTTGCACAGTCAACTTAACGCCCATCTGCCCAAGCAATTCCATCGTTGTTGTGACATCATTCAGATGAGGGATATTACTTAATCTAACATTTTGGTCGGTTAACAAACATGCTGCTAAAATAGGCAAAACACTGTTCTTCGCTCCTGAGATTTTGACTTCGCCATAGAGCGGGTTTCCGCCACGAATTAGATGTTTATCCATTGATTGGTTTCTCATTCTGAATAAAAGAAGTTAATGAAAGAATGATAGCCGAATTACCCTATAAAAGCGATTTTAGTGTGCAATATTCATACAATAAAAAATTAGTTTTTTAACTGTCTATTGAGACGTTTGCTATGCTTTCTATGCGTGCTGCCTTTAATCTTTCATGATGAACACGGTAGGTAATAAAATGATAGCGATTAGGCGCTTTAGCAACAACTTCAAAACAAGTAGGACATTGTGCAATGGCTGTACGCAAATAGGTAACAGCTGGCCCATCCATAATGGCATCATCCACATCTATCACATAATCAGGCTGTTTCTCTTCTAACTCATCTAATAATGCCTGCATATCATACTGAATATTCAAACGATAATTGGGTGTTGCCAGCTTTGTATGTGGATAAAACAATCCATAAATATAGCGACTCGGCACCCATAGCAATACAGACTGATTTTTATAAATATTTTGATAAATCCAATCAGCATCTTGTCCAAAATACCGGCTTAAACGGATCCGATCCCCATCATATAAGCTCACACCCTTTTGCTCTATGTAACAGACCTTGTACCAAAGTAAAGCGCTTATACTCACGCTAATCATCACAAGACACAAAGTAACTTGGCGTCGATACTGCATTATTTTTGTACTCAATGATGCAAGATGATACTCAAAATTAAAAAAATAAAATGCTTTAAATTGTGAGGCAACAATAACAAACCATGCGAGCACCATCAGATGCTGCCCCAACCGGAGCTGATAGGCACCAAAAATAAACCACAATAAAATACCTGGCACCAAAAACAACCCATAAATCACTTTTAATAAGCTATGTTGTTTGCAGGAAAGATAGGCCAAAACAAAGAGTACTAACAAGGTTGGCTGTGCTATTAAGTAAGTATAAGCAGAAGAAGCTAACTGTGAAAATAGGTTTCTATTTCCTTTCGATAACCAGATCACACCTTTATTTTCTTCGAAGTTATGTCCTTCTGTAGAAAGCCACAACCATGCTGCCCCCAACAACAACACCAATAAGCCCATTAATGCGCACTTAAAATAGGCTGTTCTTGGTTTTGAAAAGAGAAGGCCATGCACTATAAATACACTCAAGATGGCGACCCACTGCAACCCAGGTTGTTTACTTAAAAAGGCAGCAATAGCAGCAAGTACAGCAAATAAGAGGTAAGACAAGGCAATCTTTTCACTCTTGTATCCCTTAGAAATACGATTGATCCTCTGACACCAATGATGATAGCGCCAGTAACAAATTACAGAAAGAATCACCCCTGAAGTCATGAGTGGATCAGCATATCCATCATCAAAAAACTGAGATAAATTGCACACAAAAAGTAAAAATACTAAACCTGCTGAATACAAAATAATGTTAGGCGTACGATATGACTTCAACAATAAACCAATTGCATTTAGCATCATAAAAGGAAACAAGATAAGCAAAGATTTCACTGGCAACTGCAAGCTCAAATCACCCAGCAACTGATAGCAATAGCTTAATAGTTTTGGTAATAATTGCGGGTACGGCGCACCCGTATGTGAAATATCAATGGGGATCGATAAATAATGTTGGATTGCCCAAAAATTCCAACTATAAATCTCATCGCCTCGATCAAAGCCATGGGTCGCTAATTTAATAAAAAAAGGTAATAACACGACAGCATGGAAAAAGTAGAGCTTACATGCTGATTTTGACCAATAGTGCTGCACTGTCTGAAAATTTCTGCGCACCCTAAAGACTGCGATAGAACACAAAATAACAGATGCCATTATGACCGTGGATTGTTCGTAGAATCCTAAGATCAGAAAAAATGAAACCAGCAGATAGACGATCAGCGCACTGATCATGGGCGTCAATACAAACAATCTAGGATGTAAGGCAAGTTTGGGAAATAAAGCCAATGCAGGTGCAAAATACACACAGATAGCAAGTATCAAGCAGTAAACAACAAACACTATACTTCCGTTAGCGCAATCAAGCCATCCAAACCACTAACGCGACTTAAATCAAGCATTTGCGAAGGTACTTTTGTAAAGAGTAATTTTGTTCTCTTTCTCTTCGCCTCTCTCAAAACAGCCGTCACAAATGCTAAGCTTGCACTATCACAATATGCAACCGCTTCAAGATTTAAAATAAGAGTATCATCATAGGTAATGAGTACTTTTGTTTTCTCAAGGGCATACTCAACTGTATCAAAGCTAAGTTCGCCTTTGACATGAATAGCCCCTTTTTCCTGAGTAATATTAACTTCTTTCATTCGTTATTTAACTTCGTCTGTAAAACATTACTTGATCGGTTTTTTGTTGTGCTCTTTCATTCGTTGAATAACACTGTCCATACCGCTACGCTCAATTTCTTGAGAAAACTGTGATTGAAATCCTTTCAGAAGGCTCACACCCTCGATACTAATATCATACACTTTCCAAGCATCACTTTTAGCAATCAGTCTATACGTAACTTTGATCTGCTCTTTGCCTGGCTCTCTAATCACACTTGCAACTTGAACTCTTTGCTTGCCTTCAATACTGCCACGAATTGGGAAATATTCGACTCTCTGATTATCAAACTGCATCAAAGTAGAGGCATAAGTACGAATCAACAAATCCCTAAATTCATTGGTAAATAATGCTCTTTGTGAAGGCGTTGCTTTTTGCCAACCATTTCTACCCGCTACCCATCGCGCCATCGCTGTTTCATCAACATGTGGCACCAAGATTTTATCAATAATCTCAACAACACCTTGCGGATTTTTTTTAAGCTCACGATTATGTGTTTTAAGCGTTGAGAGCATTTGATCTGTCACACGCTCCAACATTTTCTCAGGACGCTCACTTGGGAACGCTTGCAAACTTTGCAAGGTTAATAAAAAGAAAAACGCAATTAATTTAAAATTCTTTAACATACCTGTACCTATGTTCGTCATTATTGTGCCTGTGGCTCGCTTTCAAGAGATTCGGAATCTCCTTTTTTATCCAGATCTAAACCACTCGCCTTGGAGGAGAAAAACTTATTAATCAAATCTTCTAAAACGACTGCTTGAAGGGTATTGCCAACATCAATATGATCCCCCTCTTTGAAAAATTCGTCCATACTCATACCAGGCGTAATGCTAATGTAGTTATCGCCCAATAAGCCCGAAGTCTTGATACTGGCCTCTGAATCTTCTGGAATATTATCGAAATTATTGTCTATGAGCATTGTTACCACAGCATTATACGTGTCTTTATTAAAATAAATATCAGTTACACGCCCAATTGCCACTCCTGCAATGGATACTTTTGCGCGCGGCTTTAATCCACCTACATTTGTAAATTCCGCTGTAATTTTGTAACCACCTTTTGATTCATAGATGTCATTTAATCCACTCACTTTAACCGCTAACATTAATAACGCTAGCATACCCAGCAATACAAAAATACCAACGGTAATTTCTATTATCCGTTTCTGCATTAATTCAACCCTCCAAACATAACAGCGGTTAAAAAGAAATCTAAACCTAATATTGCAAGGGAAGAATAGACAACCGTCTTTGTTGTTGCTCGCCCAATGCCTTCAGATGTTGGCAAACAGTCATAGCCTTGATAGACAGCTATCCAAGTAATGACTGTTCCAAAGACAACACTCTTAATGATGCCATTTAAGACATCCTCATAGAAATCAACTGAACTTTTCATATTGGACCAGAATGCGCCTGCATCTACGCCTAACCACTCTACACCCACCATATAACCGCCAAAAATAGCAACGGCAGAAAAAATGAGCGCGAGCAATGGCATTGAAAGTTGCCCTGCCCAAAATCGAGGTGCAATAATTCTTTTTAAAGGATCAACCGCTAGCATTTCCATGCTAGCTAACTGCTCTGTTGCTTTCATTAACCCAATTTCTGCGGTTAAAGCAGAGCCGGCTCGCCCAGCAAACAGTAATCCCGCTACCACAGGGCCTAACTCTCTGACTAAACTCAAGGCAACTAATTGACCCAGCGCTTGATCAGCACCAAATTTTGACAAAATAGTATAGCCTTGCAACCCTAAGACCATACCAATGAATAAGCCCGATACCACAATAATAACAAGCGATAACACCCCCACCGAATACATCTGGGGGATCAATAATCCAAATCCTTTCCAACCTTGTGGTTTTCCAAAGACAACTTGAAGCAAAAAAAGAGCGGTTTGACCTGCTCGCTGACACACTTCTAGTGAAGTTCTACCTAATTTTTGTAATTGACGTAGCAACTTTATTCCCCCAACAGATCGAATTCATAATTCGGTGCAGGATAATGAAAAGGCACAGGGCCATCTGGCAAACCTTGCATAAACTGCTTCACCCAACTTGAAGCCTTGTTCATGAGTTGATCCGGCGTACCTTCTCCAATCACCCGACCTTCTGCAATCACATAGGTATAATCAGCAATACTGATTGTTTCATGCACATCGTGCGACACGATAATAGAGGTTATATTGAGCGCATCATTCAACAATCGAATCAACTGCACAAGCACTCCCATTGAAATAGGATCTTGACCCGCAAAGGGTTCATCGTACATAACAACTGAAGGATCTAAGGCAATGGTTCGTGCTAAAGCGGCTCTTCTTTTCATGCCGCCTGACAGCTCATTAGGCATTAATTCACGCGCGCCTCTTAAACCCACCGCTTGTAATTTCATGAGCACGATATCTCGAATGAGTGCTTCTGATAAAGTCGTATGCTCTCGTAAAGGAAAGGCAACATTATCAAAGACACTCAACTCAGAAAATAATGCACCACTCTGAAACAACATGCCCATCTTCTTTCGTACTTCATAGAGCTTCTCCCTTTTGAGTGTTGGAACGTCCAATCCCTCAAACAGTACTTGCCCTTTATCAGGTGCTATCTGTCCACCAATCAATCTAAGCAAGGTTGTTTTGCCTGAACCACTGGGCCCCATAATGGCTGTTACTTTTCCGCGCGGTACAGAGAGTGTAATGTCGTCAAAAATGGCCCGATTGCCTCTATAAAACGACATACCTTTTATTTCTATGGCATTTGACTGATTAAAGGTCATAGCATTTCATCTTGTGGTTTCTTCTCTTAAAATGAATTTATCAACACTAGAATAATCGATATTGAAATAAAATGGCATGATATCATACTAAATGAGCATCATTATCCTAACCAACAAATAAAATGTGTCAACTAACTATTTTCGCGCTATTTTTTAAAATTGTGTTATAATTTTAAGTATTTTTGATATCCAAGAAAATTTTTTTTATGAAAACAATAACAAATAAGTTTATTGCCCTCGGCAAAGCCGTTGTGCAAACAGAAACAGAAGCCGTACAAGCACTCATCGAACGCATTGACGAACAATTTGCAAAAGCATGTGAGTTACTTATCCAAGTTGAAGGCCGGATTGTTGTAACAGGTATGGGAAAATCTGGGCATATTGGTGGCAAGATCGCCGCAACCTTAGCAAGCACAGGCAGCCCATCTTTCTTTGTACATCCCGGGGAAGCCAGTCATGGTGATATGGGCATGATCACCAAAAAAGATGCCGTTATCGCTATTTCTAATTCTGGCGAAACCAATGAAATTTTAACCATACTCCCTCTTATCAAACGATTGGGTGTACCTTTAATTTCTTTGACCAGTAATCCAAAATCTACACTCGCCTTATGCGCCGATATTAGCTTAGATATCAGTGTTAAAAAAGAAGCCTGTGCACTTGGACTTGCGCCCACCTCAAGCACCACAGTTACTTTAGTGATGGGTGACGCATTAGCCATTGCACTCTTAGATGCCAAAGGCTTCAGTGCAGAAGATTTTGCACTCTCGCACCCAGGTGGCAGCTTAGGACGACGATTGCTGCTAAAGATTGACGATATATTACATACGGGTAATGCTATCCCCATTGTACAGCAAACAGCCACCGTCAAAGAAGCGCTGATTGAAATGACCCGCTGCAACCTTGGCATTACTGCAATTGTGGATAGTGCGCAAAAACAAATTGGCTTGTTCACAGATGGCGACTTACGTCGTGCATTGGATTTAGACATTAATATTTCTAAAACCCCTATTACGCAAGTGATGACACCACGTGGCAAAGTGATTAATAAAGGTTTGCTAGCTGCTGAAGCATTACGCATTATGGAAAGCAATAAAATTAATGCATTACTTGTCGTAGATGAAGATCGAAAATTAGTAGGCGCTTTAAACATGCACGATTTGCTTCGCGCAGGCGTAATGTAGGCTGCTGATGCAACAACTCACTCTAAGTGTTCTCTTTGCTTTAATACTGAGTTTAGGTATCACTGCGTTTTGGCTTCAATATCAAGTACTCAGTGAACCTTCACAAACAGAATCCTCTCCCTCTGTGCTCAGTGAATCTATGCATACCGTTACTGCTTTTCGTTTTGATGCATCCGGCAATAAAGTCCAAACCATCAAAATGGAAAGCTGGTTCCAATATACAAAAGACCCTAATATCTTTATGGAATTTCCGATTGTTGAAGTTCAAAATCCAGATGGAACAGATTGGTATTTAACAGCAAATAAAGGCTTGGGCAAAGAAACAAAAGTAAAGGGTCAGTTTGATGTTATTTCACTCATCGATAGTGTTGATGTACGACAAAGAAAAAATGGCATCCTTCAACTAGCGCTGCAAACGCAACAATTAGACTATCAACCCAAAACCAAAGATGTGGCTACGAATCTTCCTGTGCAGATTAAAAATGAAAATTTAAACTTAAACGCAACAGGTATGAAAGCAAACATTACGGATAAACAAATTACTTTTTTAGGTAGAGTTAATTCAAGATATGTACCATAAGCATAACAATCCACTTCGTAAAACAAAACATTCTCCTTCGCCTTCTGCAAAAAGTATCCTTTGCTTGTTATTCTTTCTTGCAAGTTTCATATCTGTTTCTAGCTATGCAAATACCCTTTCTTTTAAGTCAGATGCACCCATTGAAATTGAATCTGATCATGTGGTTTTTGATCAGAATACAGGTGAATTAACCTATCAAGGAAATGTGATTGTCATCAGCGGCACTCAAAAACTGTATGCAAATAAAGTCATTTTGAAAAGAGATAATCAAAAAGGTATTCAATCCATTCAGGCAACAGGAACGCCAGCACACTTTATTAATTTATTAAAAGACGAAGTTACCCCTGTTCATGCTTACGCATCACAGATCGATTACGATCCCAATTTAGCGCTTTTAACCTTAACAGGCCAAGCAAAAATTGTACATCAAGCAGATACTTTTGAAGGCCCTTTGCTAAGATATATTATTGAAGACCAAAAAATTGAGGCCATTCACTCAAAAAATCAACGCCCTAAGATGACCATTACGCCCCAAGGTTAAAAATTAAAGGTTAAACATACAATAAAATGTGAATAGGTTGAACATGAGCCACTCTCTCATTGCACAAGATCTTTCAAAACGCTTCAAAAGCCGGCAAGTTGTAAAACAAGTATCTTTTAAAGTAAATAGTGGCCAAGTTGTTGGCTTACTTGGACCCAATGGCGCAGGCAAGACAACGTGTTTTTATATGGTTGTTGGGCTAATTGCCTGTAACACCGGACATGTCTTTCTCAATGATGAAGATATTACACAACTCCCTATGCATCTACGTGCCCAAAAAGGCATTGGCTACCTACCACAAGAAGCCTCTGTGTTTCGCAAACTCTCTGTTGAACAGAATATTCTCGCTATTTTAGAAACTCGTACGGATCTGGATAAGCAAAAAAAATCTCAGCACTTAGAAAACTTGCTCAAAGAATTCAACTTAAATCATATCAAAAACAACTTGGGTATCAGCTTATCTGGTGGAGAAAGAAGACGTGTCGAAATTGCGAGAGCACTCGCCCTATCTCCCAAATTTATTTTATTGGATGAGCCTTTTGCAGGTGTTGATCCCATTTCAATCCAAGAAATAAAACAGCAAATAAAATATTTAGCTCAACGTGACATTGGCATTCTCATCACTGATCACAATGTAAGAGACACACTTGCTATTTGTGACAATGCCACCATTATCAGTGAAGGCACCGTCATTGCTATGGGTGGTGCACAAGAGATACTCAGTAATCAAAAAGTAAGAGATGTGTATCTAGGGGAAGAATTTACTTTGTAATTCAACAAACAAATTCAGCCTCTCATCCAACCAAAATTTGGCATGGATAAGAAAGAAAGGGGGTAATATGGGATTGATATTACCCCCTTTAAGCTTCAAAAATCGAGTTATTTAATTAATCTAACAAATACTACTTCGCATTTCATTCATCTTTCCTTATATTATAATTAAGTATAAAGACAAGCTCATAGAGGTAGATGTGAAACCGACTTTGCAGTTACGCATTGGTCAACAACTTAGCATGACACCTCAGTTACAACAAGCCATACGGCTGTTGCAACTTTCCTCTCTAGATTTGCAACAAGAAATACAAGAAGCACTGGATAAAAATCCAATGCTAGAAGCAATGGATGATATAGAGCCATCAAACAGCACAAATGAAAACGATGTGACGGATCCTAACGCTGAACAACACGATAGCTATGACACGAATGAGTTACTAGACTCGCATCATGAAAATGACCGCAAGGATGCATCCGAAACCCAAGTGAATGACTATATTGATGATAATGCTTGGGCATCAGAAAAAATGAATGGGAAAACAAAAGAAAGCCATCATCAAAGTACCGGAAATGAGATAGAAAGACTCACCAGTCACGACGCAAATCTACAAGAACATTTGCTATGGCAAATGCAGCTTACCCCCTTTTCATTGACGGACTGCTTAATTGCTACAACACTGATCGATTCAATTAATGAAGATGGTTACTTAACAAGCACAATAGAAGATATCTATACCACACTCAAAGAAGAAGTCGATATTGATATTGAGGAAGTTGAAGCCGTATTACATCGTATTCAGCAGTTTGATCCTGTTGGGGTGGGTGCCCGAAATTTAAGTGAATGCCTTCGCGTACAACTCCAAAAGTTATCTCCAGATATGCTATGGCGCAATAAAGCCATTGAACTGGTTTGTACTTATTTAGATCTATTGGCAAAACGTGATTATGCTGCGCTACGCAAATATTTACAGCTGTCTTTGGAAGATCTAAGACAAGTTATACAATTAATTCAAACACAAAATCCAAGACCTGGTAGAGAGATTGGAGGCGCATCTTCAGAATATATTACGCCCGATGTATTTGTACGCAAACGCTTTAACCGTTGGGTAGTAGACTTAAATCCTGAGTGCACACCCTCTCTAAAAATTAATGCAAACTATGCAGGCATGATTCGCCGTGCTGATTCTAGTCGAGATAATCAGTTTTTAAGGAATCAACTACAAGAAGCAAGATGGTTTCTAAAGAGCATTGAAAATCGCAATGAAACTTTAATTAAAGTTTCTGAATGCATTGTAGAAGCTCAGCATGATTTTTTTGAATTAGGAGATGTAGGCATGAAGCCATTGATTCTTCATCAAGTTGCAGATAAGGTTGGCATGCATGAATCTACTATCTCACGCATCACAAACCAAAAATATATGCACACACCAAGAGGCACGTTTGAACTGAAATATTTCTTTTCTAGCCATGTAACTACAGCATCAGGCGGTGAATGTTCAGCAACAGCGATTAGAGCCCATATTAAAAAACTCATTGCTGAAGAAAATCATCAGAAGCCACTCAGCGATGACAAACTGGCTAAATTGTTAGCAGAAGAAGGAATACAAGTTGCGAGAAGAACGGTTGCAAAGTATCGCGAAGCAATGACCATCCCTCCTTCTAATGAGCGAAAAAAATTAATCTAACTTACATAATAAGGAAAAATTATGCAATTAAATATTACTGGTCACCATGTTGATGTAACACCTGCATTGAAAAGTTATGTACAAGATAAATTCAAAAAAATTGAACGTCGTTTCAACAATATTACCAATATTCATGTCACATTAACGGTAGAAACAAAAACATTGCAGCGTGCTGAAGCAACTGTAAATCTGGCGAAAGCAGAAATACATGCTACTTCTGAGCACGAAAATATGTATGCCGCTATTGATGCATTGATTGATAAACTCGATAGACAAGTCGTAAAACATAAGGAAAAATTAAACGATCGCAGCGATGATGGTCTGGTGTAAAGCGATTCACATTCATCATACTAGTGATAAAAAATAACAATTTGATATAAAAATTAAAGGAATATCATGTCAACGCATTTATCCATTCCAGCAATTACATTGTTGGATTTTCTTACTTGTGAACGCACAGTTAATGCTGTGCCTGCAACAAGTAAAAAGAAAGCGT is part of the Candidatus Berkiella cookevillensis genome and harbors:
- a CDS encoding RNA polymerase factor sigma-54: MKPTLQLRIGQQLSMTPQLQQAIRLLQLSSLDLQQEIQEALDKNPMLEAMDDIEPSNSTNENDVTDPNAEQHDSYDTNELLDSHHENDRKDASETQVNDYIDDNAWASEKMNGKTKESHHQSTGNEIERLTSHDANLQEHLLWQMQLTPFSLTDCLIATTLIDSINEDGYLTSTIEDIYTTLKEEVDIDIEEVEAVLHRIQQFDPVGVGARNLSECLRVQLQKLSPDMLWRNKAIELVCTYLDLLAKRDYAALRKYLQLSLEDLRQVIQLIQTQNPRPGREIGGASSEYITPDVFVRKRFNRWVVDLNPECTPSLKINANYAGMIRRADSSRDNQFLRNQLQEARWFLKSIENRNETLIKVSECIVEAQHDFFELGDVGMKPLILHQVADKVGMHESTISRITNQKYMHTPRGTFELKYFFSSHVTTASGGECSATAIRAHIKKLIAEENHQKPLSDDKLAKLLAEEGIQVARRTVAKYREAMTIPPSNERKKLI
- the hpf gene encoding ribosome hibernation-promoting factor, HPF/YfiA family, which gives rise to MQLNITGHHVDVTPALKSYVQDKFKKIERRFNNITNIHVTLTVETKTLQRAEATVNLAKAEIHATSEHENMYAAIDALIDKLDRQVVKHKEKLNDRSDDGLV